The Macrobrachium nipponense isolate FS-2020 chromosome 8, ASM1510439v2, whole genome shotgun sequence nucleotide sequence AATTACAATACGAATGATAAAATTATGTGAGAAACAGAACTAACTTTTACATACCTTTTACAGATTCACCCAAGGCTGGATCACTTGGGTGCCTACGTTAATAAGTCTCAGAGAAGCTTAGGTGTAGTTGCAGCTCTTCTTGAGTGCCAAGCACTTAATCATCAGTATCGCACTGCCTTGTATGGCTCCTGCAATCAAGCAATGTGAGAATTTTAGTGGTTTTCTTAGTCATTGACAGTACATAATGTAGTATATACTGCAGGTAcagtatttgtaaaatgtttgtaaAATGTTATATACTCATTATTTTGCACTCTTACCTCTAATTATAACTTTACTGATGTGGCAATGGAAAAATTTCATAGCTACACCTGGTTGTGTTGCTAGACTGGCCATTTTCTACTATGAAAGTTTGGTCTGATGATCTGGCACTGGAACCATTTGGTTATTCAGTACCATGAAAAATGATTATACAATAAAACTGATAAAGCAATGCTAATAACCTAGAATAGataaaaattggaaaatataaaaaatgcaatagtTTTCATAAAAGTCCATATTATTGTCAACATTACCATTTAAAACCATGAATGGAAAATGATATGTATTTCATGTTGCCCTCTCTCATCTGTATATTTGGTGGCCTGTCAATTACCAGGATGAACTTGTAGGTGACACTAATATGACCTATCCTCAGTCTACTTAGACTAGTCTCAACTCCATGTTTTCTTAGGTATGATGACAAAGTTGACTGATGGACAAACTTCCTTGGTCTTTGACTCATTTGAGTAGCTCTTGATGGAGCCTTTACAAATGCCACATCAAGATTGGGTCTTGCTAGGGCTGAGCACCTGAAGAATGTGCATGAGTCACAGAATGTGCCTGGTGCAATTTAGCAGATCCAGAAGAGGGGATTTGTTATTCAAAGGATccatgtacagtggtccccccgtattcgcgggggatgcgtaccagaccccccgtgaatagttagaacccgcgaatgtttggaaacccctataaaaatgctaaaaaacagcctatttttgttagttaaaactcaagaaaaacccactaaaaatttttcctaacatggtttttttaatagttttatcacaaaaagtgcattttatgatgaaattcataaaaaaaccaggaatttgtggataattTATCATCAGATAAATACCGGATGCGCCGAATTTCcggcgaataatgcagggaaacgttcccctgggagaaatccgcgaatgtgtgagtccgcgaatctggagaacacgaatacggggggtccactgtatgtacatataataagAGGAAAACTTGAATGATAACTGCTTTGGGAATGGGGATacaaatccacaatgaagtaaaatcctcttgtagtttataatatactgtatattcttgtacaggattgtTAAAGCatttcgaccatcacctgtggtccttGGGAATATTAAATAAGTATCAATAGCTGTgccagaaattcacattctccaTGGCAGTCTACTTCCCCAATGGTCCACTCCATACCCTACCCATAAGGGAAAGCACTAAAACATGGAAGGTGTAAGCTAAAACTCACCTATCAGGACTGGGACCATGTGAATGTGGAATCATCCTAGGAAGGATGTATGGGTCCATTGTAGCTAATGCTGAACACTTTACTTGCATGGGTCCACAGTAACTAATACTAAACTGCATTAACCTGTGTCATATTACCCTCATTCATGCTTGAGGTTGTCATCGTTGTTGTGTGTGATactgccacatacatccatgcaagaaatggaatgaagggtgaCAAATTAAACtcgtagattctttaaaatcttgtatgATGAAGATATACGACATCAATGTGACAGCAGTGGGAAGCAGGTccatgcttgtcactacaatgaccactgaACAGCGACTGATTATGCATATGGCGGAAAAAAAAGCAGTGTTGCCACACATAATTACAGTTGCCGCCACGATGCATAATGAACTAGTGGTCTTACAATACGTGCAATGGGaaaagataaatggaaacataaatatcattcttctacaaaataataataaagcaaatgtacattaatgttcataaactgtacaTAATGTAAgtaatatacagcataacattagatatctatacacctccctccccctttacgcTCGTAGCAGTGTCTCGAGTGGAACATTAATTCCTCTGAGCTAGTCGAGGTGAATGACAAGGGACATTGGAGGGCTCGAATGATGGGTTTCTTTCCTGGCCAGAGCAAGGGGACACAGGGACTTGGGGAGAGGTGTCATCACTCATATTAGCCATTGGGTGTAAATGTCTTCGGTTTCGAAACCATACAAGACCACTTGGAAGGCTTACTTCGTACTTTCTTGACATTCTGCAGCCCATCACGATGCCGACCTTGTCCCATCGAAGTGTCGTTGCGTCCTGTATCCTAACTCGTTGGCCGATGGTGAGCTTGGGTAGAGGGCGGGCATGAAAATTGTAAAGGCTCATGGCCTGGTCAGTTTGGGCAGCAGTGCGACAGTCGTAGTCTTCAGTCTTAGTTTGCCACTCCTCTGTGAATGATCTGGGGTGAGCCGGAACACAAATGCGGAGAGGATGACCATAGAGAATCAGCGCAGGGGAGCGTCCAACGGGATTCGGTGTATTCCGAAGCTCCAGCAGTCCTCCATCAAAGGCTTCACAATCTATGTTCCCGGATGGGGCAGTCTTGATGATAAAGTGTTTAACAGCTTTCACTGCAGCTTCTGCATGTCCATTAGCCTGAGGGTAATGTGGAGAAGTGATGATGTGATGAACTCCCCAGCGGTCGGCAAATTGCTTTAAGTCGTGGCTGGAAAATGGGGGTCCTCCATCAGTTCGTAAGCGGAGTGGAACACCAACCTTGCAGAAGAAAACACAGAACATTCTTGTAACTCTGGCTGCAGTTGTGTCACGTCCACAGGgaacaaccacaggccagcctgAAAGTCTATCAGCAATAACAAGGAAGGATTTCCCTGCCACATGGAAGAATTTCCCTGCCACGTGGAAGAAGTCAGCTGACACACTTTCGAAGGGCCGGGATGGATGGTCGTCACACATGTAAGGTTCTTGTTGCTGACTAGGGAGAAGCTGTTGGCAGGCCTCACAGCTTTctactttactcttgatatctgcaTTTATGCCTGGCCAGAATACTGTCTGCCTTGCACGACGTCGAGTAGCTTCAATCCCTCGGTGGCTGTCATGGAGTCGATCCAAGGTGGGTCTACGGAGGACTGCAGGGATGATGATCCAGGGTCCATACAATACTAACTCTCCATACGCGTAAAGGTTGTCCCGCAGCTTCCAATACGGGAGGGCGGAAGCGTGGAGATGGTAGCGGTTGGTAGGAAAGCCGTTGGAGACGTAGTGAACGAGACAACTGTAATCTTGATCCTGAGATGTGGCCGTGCAGATTTCTTGTAGAGACTTATCTTCTTCGATGATGGGTCCTGTTGCCTGGTCATCAGTGGAAGTGGCGGTGCTGGCAACGGTACACCTGACATGTGCAGTCGAAGTAGTgcactcttcttcatcttcaggtgTGGGGCGACTGGTTGGGGAGTGAGACAGGGCGTCTGGTATGCAAAGTTATTTCCCTCCGTGCCATACTGCAGTGAAGATGTAGGGGGCCACTTTCATCTTGAGGCGTTGAAGGTGTGGATTCTCAATAGCATCCAAAGTGTAGTGATTGAGAATCGGTATCAAGGGACGATGGTCAGTCATTAGGGTGAAATGTTAAAGTCCAGACAAGTATAGGCGGCACTTAGCTATAGCCCAAGTGACTGCAAGTAGCTCCAGCTCTATGGTGGCGTAGCGAGTCTCTGTATCCATAAGGAAACGATAATTATGAAGTGATAATTAGAAAGGGAAAGACTATGGAGAAATATTTAGATTCAAACTGGGGTAGAGCCTCCACTTAGAGAGCCGTTTCACTTATCACACAGcttcaacacaaaataaaataaaaatatttatgtgcCCTCAACAAGGTATTCTCGCATTTAGAGGGTcctaataattaaaacacttgtGGAAATGGATACCAGTGTTATAGAAATGGATACCAGTGTTTTTACAAGTGAAAACTATTACCGTACAACTGTAATAGTAGTAAAGACTGATGGTGCATGACAAAACCTATGACAATTGTAATAAATTTCAGGAAAATTGTTCACTATTCATGATGATTATTCATCACCTCAAGTGTTTTCAGTCACAGAAAGATAATCTTGATGTCTGTTACGGAtaagtaattcatttattatatcttatacataCAGCAAGAGATAGGAAACAGTGATCTGCAAATAAAGGACAAGAATGGATAACAGAGCACATCTATTATGATGTACCTAAATCAACACATGTATTCACCTAATTTATTAAGATTTAGTGAAACCCATACTTTGTGGAAATCATAATAAATACAAAGCATgaaaaaatagaatttattattagCTGATATGAAGGATGATGGATAAATTATTATAAGCTCCAACTGACTACAAAGATCCAAGAAAGTTTTTTGTAGAAGTAACTCAGAACTGATATCAtgcattataagaaaatataataatatatactacttaCGGTATATAATTCTATTTATTCCTAAAGATATCCTTTCTTTTCAGGTCTGGCATCGTCTATCTTCTCCTTTCTGCTGCAGGAAGTAGTTTACTCTTCACAATTTTGGTTTGGTTTACTTCTCACACCTGGATCTACCTCAACCACAAGTAAGTCAGTCTTCCAATTTTTTAATGACGAGAAATATAAATGCATAAGGAAAACTGGAATAAATGATTGTGATGGACAAATGTGGTTCTATAAAAGTAAGTACCCAGTAAAAtgctatacatacattatacattacaGTACAGTATTCACTCTTAAGTTACAAggaataaattacatatttgGATGTACTTGAATGAATAAAAGCAAAACCATTGGGTCAGTCCTGAAAgggttaaaaatataaattagtaGTCTTGGCTGGATAATTTAATACAGTAATACTATGTCTTCCTATTTTTGCTGCTGTGGGAGAGGTGTGGGAAGGAGGTGAGGGTGCATTCAgtaatatagattaaatataacaAATGATGTTTTAAGAGATGCTCAAGAATGCACAATATATTTGCAGTAAGAGATTTTTAATGCCTGAAATGTGTAAGAATATCAATTTTGGAAGAGAGTGTAGTGAGGAATTATGCTGTTACAAAAGGGAGGGCTTTGGAGATTTATACCATTTCAGTTACCTTGGGGGCATACTGCACTCTGAAGCACAAATTAAGAGGAcagtaagaaaaacaataaactGCAGGTTGGATGAAATGGAAAGAGATAGCTAGACTActagtaagtaaatatatattccattatagtagagagagaaaattcatacataaaacCTTTATTGCTCTATTCAGAAAAACATGGAAACTGATAGAGAAAATGGAGGGAATTTGGAAGTGACAGAGTAGAATGTTAATCAAGAACAGAGAGTAGGGGAGGAT carries:
- the LOC135222683 gene encoding uncharacterized protein LOC135222683; this encodes MCDDHPSRPFESVSADFFHVAGKFFHVAGKSFLVIADRLSGWPVVVPCGRDTTAARVTRMFCVFFCKVGVPLRLRTDGGPPFSSHDLKQFADRWGVHHIITSPHYPQANGHAEAAVKAVKHFIIKTAPSGNIDCEAFDGGLLELRNTPNPVGRSPALILYGHPLRICVPAHPRSFTEEWQTKTEDYDCRTAAQTDQAMSLYNFHARPLPKLTIGQRVRIQDATTLRWDKVGIVMGCRMSRKYEVSLPSGLVWFRNRRHLHPMANMSDDTSPQVPVSPCSGQERNPSFEPSNVPCHSPRLAQRN